The Eurosta solidaginis isolate ZX-2024a chromosome 4, ASM4086904v1, whole genome shotgun sequence genome includes a window with the following:
- the zld gene encoding transcription factor Zelda isoform X2, translated as MATIKTEMPPLHTADGGGGSGGAGGVAVGSAEGGGGSSVATAVVSNGPHSNSSGIGGEATAAPTHGGSNNTISAAADSSDNQPGTPQPTNNSNNTQLINNNEQQQQLTHMPYGMYVSAAGASAATTNGGGAALSHMYGGAGGIYASASAQSDMQQQAVGQYPTYLNSYEQFYHQQQQQQQQHVGASADYGQSTGLMYGGGSANNTSDYKSNSSARYQPYHIRPPTGATNDSHSNDLNRNDTPDGASSAGGSTLSLTQSSAAVSTTTNSLSPRVVSSSSPTSTSAHMQLSGGGSAAGSPGGGCKLQCKKCGLMCTSDNELQEHITNVHGASPYGSSGYSSSPYIKEELSTGSQQQGQQGQSGGGANPNELLDLDSQKMVYPPAPGSIQSLLGHTPQMHDAVGANDPLHSMHSMQQRALPGWEPPNDGMQEALPSYMQQQQSQSQTQVQSAQQQTSDMNGVKGVHTNSTPYYGTSAGNTGVTIKQEYGLIKSEYPDSQNYVDKSFDPTMAGDMCQEAPGGMQQQQQPTMMPVSSSPAEFPSTTTGPQDPQQQYRNFEPPTSSSANTSSLPTKAATWKSNEARRPKTYNCTACNKWFTSSGHLKRHYNTTLHKNAVKSSGQPDPATLPISAHHHPTRDPSTTTKPHSRRNNAAAAAAAAAAAAAAATAAAAQQQQQSAAAVQPPSEPTRSPQDFVSNAGMGGPMSQYSASPSPTHQSQQINGLGAYGANSGGYQTQQQRPYMNQVQSSSSSSTNNLSPQHASANHMSSPSNTQIVLNGHPNGLAGPSAQATLLTTMPSSRTRGLLNTTTNTTTTTPKIEPMEDIYQHNNQQHNSTDQLESNTERDILSPMQLERSQMDMEVLEQEPSHQLDEVESADTAVVAAEQALQAHHQLVPARMGLRLEQAASEETQVEAERLESYQHHLMASLEEQQRRYQHNNTPPIHNRLLAHNMQAVSPHITSHQQYREPLRRPLPMVDSIFSHMHPQAPAHTQANIMDQAYNLIPLGINTQQLLSNNMQLLQQPQHIITNNTATTHNMDNIHMLPPLHNHHHQVGQHKQESLEQQLPLPSMRNTPLLNNINTQQSQLATTNTITMRQPLPPITTTTTTTIQQLQQPPQQQQLQHITNTIPSYQQLQQAASELGLPEHTLTYHTIIGNHLTAAAGGNNSEAFNTSQSVSISSHSTDSNDSSEVLQLTTLDPYGALQTQQMVTADGQILQFMSPSLMGQSFIALPPPPPLPTRASMREAYPRSPQEGDLPPVHTIMPHSNTEFHSFEASQSMNNGAYADGMDLYPTVETKMEEEVNINADASISDTTLEPQTTNVEGAQHITNSSEQASHKMTISSSKEQNISPDTTATKRNITVVTAKKRKRNQTSTTIKPGIMKSKVLLERRTISRITRPPIICTTDPIIKELPGGRLKCMECDKEFSKACYVTQHKASFHRAARTQG; from the coding sequence ATGGCCACAATTAAAACCGAAATGCCGCCTTTGCATACGGCAGATGGCGGTGGCGGAAGCGGCGGCGCAGGCGGTGTCGCCGTCGGTAGCGCCGAGGGTGGGGGTGGCAGTAGTGTCGCAACGGCTGTCGTCTCAAACGGACCGCACTCAAATAGCAGTGGCATTGGTGGCGAGGCAACCGCAGCACCAACGCACGGCGGCAGCAACAATACAATCAGCGCAGCAGCTGATTCCAGCGATAATCAGCCGGGTACGCCACAACCAACCAACAACAGCAATAATACACAATTAATTAACAACAACGAACAGCAGCAGCAATTAACGCATATGCCATACGGCATGTATGTTTCAGCGGCGGGCGCGAGTGCTGCAACCACTAATGGCGGTGGCGCTGCCTTGTCGCATATGTATGGTGGCGCTGGCGGTATTTACGCATCTGCTAGCGCGCAATCAGATATGCAACAGCAAGCTGTCGGTCAGTATCCAACTTACCTAAATAGCTACGAGCAATTTTATCATcaacagcaacagcagcaacaacaacacgtTGGAGCAAGCGCCGATTATGGTCAGAGCACGGGTCTCATGTATGGCGGTGGTAGCGCTAATAATACAAGCGATTATAAATCGAACTCGTCAGCGCGTTATCAACCTTACCATATACGACCACCAACGGGTGCCACCAATGATAGTCATAGTAATGATTTAAATCGTAATGACACGCCAGATGGCGCTTCGAGCGCTGGCGGCAGCACATTATCGCTAACACAAAGCAGCGCAGCTGTTTCGACAACAACGAATTCATTGAGTCCACGCGTAGTTAGCTCTAGCAGTCCTACATCTACTTCAGCGCATATGCAATTGAGCGGTGGTGGTTCCGCCGCTGGCTCACCTGGTGGTGGCTGTAAGCTGCAATGCAAGAAATGTGGGCTTATGTGTACCAGCGACAATGAGTTGCAAGAACATATCACAAATGTGCATGGCGCATCACCGTATGGCAGCAGCGGTTACTCAAGCTCGCCATATATTAAGGAAGAACTCTCGACGGGCTCGCAACAGCAAGGTCAACAAGGGCAAAGTGGCGGAGGTGCAAATCCTAATGAGCTGCTTGATTTAGATTCACAAAAAATGGTCTATCCACCCGCCCCAGGCAGCATACAATCTTTGTTGGGTCATACGCCGCAAATGCATGATGCGGTCGGCGCCAATGATCCGCTGCACTCCATGCATAGCATGCAACAGCGCGCTTTACCCGGTTGGGAGCCACCTAATGACGGTATGCAAGAAGCATTACCTTcgtatatgcaacaacaacagtcACAGTCGCAAACTCAAGTACAATCCGCACAACAGCAAACATCTGATATGAATGGTGTCAAGGGTGTACATACAAACTCAACGCCATACTATGGTACTAGCGCCGGAAATACGGGCGTAACAATTAAGCAAGAATATGGTTTGATCAAATCTGAATATCCGGATTCGCAAAATTATGTTGATAAATCTTTTGACCCCACCATGGCGGGCGACATGTGCCAAGAAGCACCAGGTGGTatgcaacagcagcaacaaccaaCAATGATGCCTGTGTCTTCCAGCCCTGCCGAGTTCCCATCGACTACTACAGGACCACAAGATCCACAACAGCAGTATCGTAATTTTGAGCCACCAACTTCGTCCTCAGCCAACACCAGCAGTCTTCCCACAAAGGCTGCTACTTGGAAATCGAATGAGGCTCGTCGTCCGAAGACATACAATTGCACTGCATGTAACAAGTGGTTCACAAGCTCAGGTCACCTAAAGCGTCATTATAACACTACGCTACATAAAAATGCCGTGAAATCAAGCGGCCAACCAGATCCAGCTACTTTGCCAATATCAGCACATCATCATCCTACACGCGATCCAAGCACTACCACGAAGCCGCATAGTCGGCGCAATAATGCAGCCGCCGCCgccgcagcagcagcagcagcagcagcagcggcaACAGCTGCTGCcgcacagcaacaacaacagagcgCTGCAGCGGTACAACCACCATCTGAACCAACACGTAGTCCGCAGGATTTTGTATCCAATGCGGGTATGGGTGGTCCGATGTCACAGTACTCCGCTTCACCTTCGCCAACTCATCAATCTCAACAAATTAATGGTTTAGGCGCATATGGCGCAAACTCCGGTGGTTATCAGACACAACAACAGCGGCCGTACATGAATCAAGTGCAGTCATCTTCGTCGTCATCGACAAATAATCTCTCACCGCAACATGCATCAGCCAACCACATGAGCTCACCTAGCAATACACAAATCGTTTTAAACGGTCACCCAAACGGGCTAGCAGGTCCCTCCGCCCAAGCAACACTATTAACAACAATGCCGTCCTCCCGCACGAGGGGCCTGCTGAACACAACAACCAACACCACCACTACCACCCCAAAGATCGAACCCATGGAGGACATTTATCAACACAACAACCAGCAACACAACAGCACAGATCAGCTGGAATCGAACACGGAGCGGGACATACTGTCGCCAATGCAGTTGGAACGCTCCCAAATGGACATGGAAGTGCTGGAGCAGGAGCCATCTCATCAACTGGACGAGGTGGAGTCAGCGGACACAGCAGTAGTGGCAGCCGAACAGGCGCTGCAGGCACACCACCAATTAGTGCCAGCGCGCATGGGGCTGCGATTGGAGCAGGCGGCGTCGGAGGAAACGCAAGTGGAAGCGGAGCGCTTGGAGAGCTATCAACACCATCTAATGGCATCGTTGGAGGAGCAACAGCGCCGCTATCAACACAACAATACGCCGCCCATACACAATCGACTGTTGGCGCACAACATGCAAGCAGTATCACCCCATATTACTTCCCACCAGCAATACCGGGAGCCACTGCGTCGTCCGCTACCAATGGTGGACAGCATTTTCTCACACATGCATCCGCAAGCGCCAGCCCATACGCAAGCCAATATAATGGATCAAGCATACAATCTCATACCTTTGGGTATCAACACGCAGCAGCTGCTCAGCAACAATATGCAGCTGCTGCAGCAGCCGCAGCACATCATCACCAACAACACAGCTACTACACACAATATGGACAACATCCATATGCTACCGCCGctacacaaccaccaccaccaggTGGGCCAACACAAGCAGGAGTCGCTGGAGCAGCAGCTACCGCTACCGTCCATGCGCAATACGCCGCTGCTCAACAATATCAACACCCAACAGTCGCAGCTGGCCACCACCAATACCATCACCATGCGGCAGCCGCTGCCGCCcatcaccaccaccaccaccaccaccatacAGCAGCTGCAGCAGCCGCCGCAGCAGCAGCAGCTGCAGCACATCACCAACACCATTCCATCTTACCAACAGCTGCAGCAGGCGGCATCGGAACTGGGGCTGCCGGAGCACACACTGACCTATCACACTATTATTGGTAATCACTTAACAGCCGCCGCCGGCGGAAATAACAGTGAAGCGTTCAACACAAGCCAAAGCGTCAGCATAAGCAGCCATAGCACCGATAGTAATGATAGTAGTGAAGTGCTACAGCTTACCACCTTAGATCCATATGGTGCGCTGCAAACCCAGCAAATGGTAACGGCTGATGGTCAGATCTTACAATTTATGTCCCCCTCTCTAATGGGTCAGTCATTTATTGCTTTGCCGCCACCACCACCATTGCCAACGCGCGCTTCCATGCGCGAAGCATATCCACGTTCTCCACAAGAGGGCGACTTACCGCCAGTGCATACAATTATGCCGCATAGCAATACAGAGTTTCATAGCTTTGAAGCTTCGCAGTCGATGAATAATGGCGCATACGCTGACGGTATGGATTTATATCCAACGGTAGAAACTAAAATGGAGGAGGAAGTGAATATTAATGCGGACGCAAGCATTTCTGATACTACGCTAGAGCCACAGACCACAAATGTTGAAGGTGCGCAGCACATAACCAACAGCTCCGAGCAGGCTAGTCACAAGATGACCATCTCATCAAGTAAAGAACAAAATATCAGCCCCGACACCACGGCGACCAAACGAAATATCACCGTCGTTAcggc